The following DNA comes from Capsicum annuum cultivar UCD-10X-F1 chromosome 7, UCD10Xv1.1, whole genome shotgun sequence.
CAATTTGCTTGACATTTATAACATATTTTTCATCTTCAGTATTGGGGTTAATTATCTCTGTACACCTAGCCACTTGCTCTAAAGATCTAGTTATAACTTTAAAGTATCTGATGAACAAAGCCTTTgacatttttatttacaaaaaaacaCACCTGAAGAGGTTGCTCCTCCTGCATTATCTGCTTATCAAAAACTAGATCCCATTGACTTAGTGCAGCTAACCGAGTATCAGATTTCTTAATACCTGTAGATGCGGTAAATTGGAATAAGGAAATGTGCAAAGGAAAAGAAGTAGGAAATACATCTACATATTTTATTAGAACCAAATCAATTTCCAGGATCAAGGGATAAGAAAACTTTCTTTTTCCATGGGTTATTGTTAGCCCCCAAAAACCAAAGAGCAAAACAACAGGCAACTGAACAGTAGTTTACAACTAGTGATGTCATAAGTTCAATCACATACCAAAAGCAAATACATACAAAAAGTTAATGGGAAAGCCCTATAACCAAAAAGTTGAAGTCAACTAGAACATAACTAGGTAAGAAGATgttttgttgattattttgatggAGCAGAAAAATGATGAGGATCGGAAAggcattttggttttggattttttccTATGTTAACTTGCATGTTAGTTAGACACTTCTGCTGACTTGCACCCTTAGCCTCTATCTCTCTGCTGAATTGCCCGACTAAATACACCTTATCAAAATCTATGTTAAGAGTTTGGATTGACACTTAGAGATTCTCCAATCAACTCTTGTTTTCCTCTGTACCCTCATCTACTTGACATTCAAACATTTGATTAGAATTATCTTCTTCCTACccataattattttcttccacaaAATCAGATATATCACCATAATGGGGTTCATCCTATTATGCAGCTGCTTGGGCAGAACCATATCAGTGATATCTAAATTACTCTTGGTATTATTATCCATGTTCTAAAAATCTTCTTCCTTTATAGCCTCAGCATATCAATGTTTGTTCCATTTGTTTAACCACCAGATAAGCAAGTGTCACATGTATCTTAAGATATCTTTTCTTCAATCAAATATAAGTTGAATATTGAAGGTGTCATGCAAACTGGAATATTAGAAAGAAATAGGAAAGAGCAACATCATAAGTTACTACATAGAACAATAGAAAAGCTACACCAAAATTTGCTACATACCATTTATCATGATTAACTGACACATCTTTATATAGTAAACTCTGATTGTGCTTATCCTGGTTTCGTTgactttttcttctattatcaGTTATTTGTCTATCTATTTATTTTTGGTAAGTTCATTTACTACACTGCCTGTTTGTCTTTGAATGGCTTTCGCCTACATTATTCGCAAGAATCACCTAAATTTTGGAGGAACAAATTATAgcaaaatatgaactaaaataaTTAGATGGAACTATCATAAAAGAGGACCaacattgaaaaaatatattgaacTATATGAACTAAAATAATTAGATGGAACTATCATAAAAGAGGACCaacattgaaaaaatatattgaacTAAAAAAGTTTTCTCTTTGATGAATGAAAAGCTAAGTGCAGGAGACAAAGTTTTTAGATGAAATAAATTGGTTGAACCAGTATGATGCTACAATTTTCCTTGGAGGGATCTGCTTATCAGTAAACATACAAATACTAGTTTTAGTGGTACTTCGTCTTTTGATAAAGTAAGTAATATCATTGATGGCaccaagaaaatacaaaaactaaagttTGCGTTGTACTTCATTTCTATCATATCAATGTCACAACTACAGCTAATATGAATATTTCCCACCAACTAACAGAAAATTAATGGATGAATGAAATAGATCCTCCAAGGACCATGATTAGATGCAACAAGCTCAAGATTCAACATAAAATGTGATAGGTCGAAAAGGACTAAAATGCAAACTCCATTCTTATAGGTATAATTCCAGAGAAAGATCAAAGACTTCGGTCTCATTGGTCATAATATAGTTCAAATATCATACTCTAAAATTAAGTTGGATATTCGTTTAGGAACCACTTTGAAGACTACTATGTTTAGTCAATCCAGGTGGTGAACAAAGCTTACTAACTTGTCACTTCTCTCTAGCTTCCTTTgtccaatttttaaaattaaaccaAGCATGTAGTCAGAATTCACTTTGGCATAATGGTGCTACTTATGGAGATGGGCTCAAAGGTTGgaacaataagaaaaaaatttgggGCAAGGAAAACAATCTAATCATTTACTTGCAGGAGGCTTGTAACAAACAAAAGaccaatattttattttcttttttatcttcatGGAAATTTAGCTCAATAGGCGTGTCTGCAAATAACTTATGAAATTCATCCccctaaaatcaactaaacaagATATAAATAATTTAGGAGAGTTACACATTAACATATATGTAACTAACCTTACTTAGTATGAGGTTACATCACAAGTCAATGTCATCGTTGTCATCTGTGCTATCAGCTTCATTATTAGTAGTATTATATTACCTTTATTCTCCTCATTGTCACTGATGTACTCAACCATAGTTTTATCCTCTTGGTCAGAATCTTCTCCATTATAATAATCTTCAACTTCATATTCTGTTTGAGCCTCCAATTCAATTACATTTGCATCTATGATAGTCGACTCAACATCATTTCTATTTAGTTGACTCGACGTATCAACTGTATCATTAACAATTGATTTACTTTTAAGTGACGTATCTTGATACACTTTAACATTTGTAACAGGCAACTCATCAATTTCTACCTATGAGTTTTCCTTCTCTGGCACATCATATATGTGTCTACCTTGAAATTTGAGCACAATTTGCCAATATTCCCCCAGTTTTGGGTCATCAATATAAAATACTTGCTTTCCTTGAGTAGCTAGTACAAAGGGATCTTGTTCATACCAAAATCTTTTAACATAGACGCTCAtaaaatttttatcttcttgCATCCCTATTTTCTTGCGAAGATCAAACCACTTGCATTTGAATAGGAAAACTTGATTTTCCTCAACATACTCTAACTCAAGGATGTCAGTTATGATACCATAAAAATCAATCTCCACTTTTTCATGAAGGCCTCTAAAAACTATACCACAATTTTGACTTTTATGTAAATTATCGCGTTGTTGAATATGGTACCTAACACCATTTACAATACAACCAGTACGTTTTGTTCCATGCATATCAGGACCCATAGCCAAAGAATATACTTTCATGATAGACCTTGACTTCTCCCTATTAAATAACTGCATAATCTATGAGGAAAAATTATTGCTTTTAATTAGTAAAGAACGACAAGATAAAATTTAAGCACACAACATGATTATTATCTTAAAGTCACTTACTTTTCTTCTGAACCATAAATAAAATTGTTCTCTGTGTTTCTCTTCTATATCCACAACACCTTGCTTCAatagtttttctttatgttttctgCATGTAACAAAGTAAGTTATTTAGAAAtggtttaaataaaaatatcaatatatgtaaatatatatgaaAGAGCTACTTAGTCAAGAAAAGGTTCTGCTTCTTCGCAATTATTCAACACATACCACTGAGCCATGTCAAAATCTTTCTTTGGTATGGCATCATAATCTCCATATTTATATGGTCTaacattttttgaaaatatatctaaaataagCTTATCATTATTGCTAGATCCATCATCATTTCTATATTTATGATTAAATCTAGTGTCAATGTCATCAAGATACATAGAACAAACTGTCAAACATTCATCAATAATATAGTCTTCTACAATAGAACCTTCAGGTCGTGCCTTATTTCAGACATAACACTTAAGCTTGAACAAGAACCTCTCAATTTTGTACATCCAACGATATTGTACTAGTCCCCCATACATTGCCTCTCGTGGTAAATGCACAGATAAATGTACCATAACATCAAAAAAGCGTGAGGACAGATCATCTCAagattacataatataacaactATATCCCTTTCTAGTTGTTCCAAGTCATCTCATCTCAATGTCTTACAACATACTCGTTGAAAAAAATCACTTAACTCAATCAATGCTAAagaaatctttatttttaaatcCACGAATAGCAATGGGCATCACTCGATGTAACAAAACATGATAGTCATGACTTTTGATTTTGGTCATCTTACCATCGTCCCTAGTTATACACTCTGAGATATTTGAAGCATAGTCATCAGGAAATTTAATAGACTTTAACAATGCCCAAAACTTCTTTTTCCACAATGCCCAaaacttctttttctcttcttttgacATATTATAACAAGAACCAAGCATTGTATAATTAGAACTATCATGGTGCAACCATAGTTCTTTTCTTATGTTCATATCCTTTAGATCTTGTCTTTCTTTATATGTATCTTTAGTTTTTCCCTCAATAATCAATAATATCCCTAAAATAGccttacaaatattttttctatgtgcatgacatctaaattatgtcgCAACTTCAAGTTCTTCCAGTAGGGCAGCTCAAATAGAATACTTCTCCTCACCCAATTCAACTCTTCAGGAAGacgtttctttcttttattctttaagtGTTTTCCTGGGTTATAAGTACAGAGTAAATTCAATTGTTGCAAGGCATCATCACCTGAGAGCTCTTTTGGcttcatttttttctatcttcCCATCAAATTTCTTACTTCTTCTCTAAGAGTGACTGGATTCAAGATACCAACGATGACCCGTGTAAGAAATTTTACCTCTTACCCTATGTGAAGATGCATCCTTATTGCAAGTAGGACATGCCACGTATACCTTAGTACTCCATTAAGATAAATTGcctaattcattaaaaaaattatatgttcAACAATAGTTTATAACCTGAACATTAACATAACATATACAGAAAAACAAGATTCTTtacaacaatgaatgaaaatttaATCTCCTCATTCATTGTCAACCAACTAAAAGAACACCTCTTTTTCAtgtaaaaatacaattttaataaTTGCATAACTTTTCTCTCTCTCCATGTTCTTTATTTCTTATAAGAAGTGTTGTCctctaaaattgaaaaataaaaaagaatttcagGGAGTAGTTTGAAAGATACTAGTGATCCAAGTGATAAAAAGGGTTATATAACAATACACTTAAACTTGGAAGGAAATGctatcaaaacttaaaaaaaatgaagaaagcaGTCATGAAGAGAACTTGATGAATGACTCACTACAAGAGTAAGATCCATAATGTTTCAAGAAAACACCCCGCACTTTAATTCCCCATCTTTTTTACTCAATGACAAAAAAGTTATGAAGAGAATTAGTcgaatacataaaaatatttacaaagtTTGACTCCTTCAAATCATCTTACAATACCACAcaactagtctaatacataaatagTATAGATTATTAGACAACTAGAAAAGTAGAGAATTTAAAAACATACCATAAGCTGGAAAGTTACTTATGGTCCATAAAATAGCAGCATGCATTTTGAAGGATTCCTCAGTTGATGTATTGAATATTTCTACACCATTACTCCATAACTCTTTCAATTCATCAACCAAAGGAtgcaaataaatatcaatatccttTCCTGGTACTTGAGGACCAAGAATAAGTAATGACATCATCATAAATGAGTCcttaaaatattttcatggaggaagattataaggaaCAAGAATGACAGGCCACATACTATATGATGTGCTCATGTTACCATATGGATTAAAACCATCAGTTGCAAAACCGAGTCTAATATTACGACGTTCTTGCGCAAACCACTGATGATTCTTGTCAAACTCTTTCCATGCTTCAGAATTAGCGGGATGCCTAATACATTCGCCTCATCTAGATGTTTCTCTTTATGCCACCTCATGCCCACACTCATTTTACTAGACATAAATAACATTTGAAGTCTTGTCTTTAATGGAAAATACAACAGAACTTTATGAGGAATCCTTTTATCCCTTCCATTGTCAATTTTCCACTTCGAAGTACCACAATGTGGACACTCTTGTCTATATTTATGTTCACCCTAGTacaacaaataattatttttgcaaGCATGGATCAAAATGTATCCTAATCCTAAACCCTGCAGCATGTTTTTAGCATCATAATATGACTTAGAAAGTGTCTTGTCAGTAGGCAATGCCTCTTTTAACAACTCCAGCAACATATCAAATAATTTATTACTCCATTGAATGTATACTTGCAAGTGTAGAAACTTCACAAGAAATGAAAGCTTCAAAAATTTCTTACATCCCGGGTACAATTCACGTTCAACTTCTTTCAACAATTTGTCAAACGTTGTAGCTTCTTTCTCACTCATATTGCTACACACGTTATTACCAGTCTCCTCCGAATAATTGGCAAACGATCCTTCAGCAACCTCTTCTAACATAGAACGAATCCCATCATCCTTATCATGGACTTTGTTTTCATCTTTACTGTAAATTGCTTTATTGTTATCTCTCTTTTGTGATTGTTCCCCATGGTGTCTCCAGTGCACGTAACTTTTCATAATCCTTTGAGCAATAAGTGGTCATGCACTATTTCTTGTGTTTGAAAAAAACAAATTTAAGCAGTTTGTACATGGACATCGAACCTTGATATTTTGAATAAAGTGAGATCAAACAAGACGCATAAAAGATTGGACACACTCAGTATATCTTTTAATGAACTTTGGTTCATGCATCCAGCTTTTATCCATGATCACCTGCACAAGTAAATAAATATCATACGAGTTTAAGCCTTTACGGTAGCTCTTTGTTTTATAATTCTCTATTAAAAGTTTAGAAATAGTACTTACCCTGCCCCATTATTTCACATATTGAATTTCTCTCGCCCTATCCTTCCCAGTTTAAGCCCCGACCCGCAAAATTTAAGTCTTGTCAGCCCCCCGTCTTTCCCTATTTTCATCTTCACTTATGACAAATCAATTCATGAACTTGGTATTTTGATATCAAGAATAGAAAAAACATCTTTTACCTCCAGTTTCAACAAATAGAAAGTCAAAATTCAGCTATATACACCCACTCATAGAAATCTTTTACCCCAAAACAAAAAAGTTACAATCTTGAACAAGAAGTTCATATTAAAATGTAGATTAATCATAGAAAATTGAGGTAATTAAACTAAATAAACTCACCTGAATATAATATGATAAACCCCAAACTAAAAAGCTACAATATTGATCAAgattagaataaaaaaaagataggAAATTAAGGTAATTAAACTAAATCAACTTACCTAAATGTAAAATCATAAACCCTAAACAAAAAAAGTACCAATCTTTAGGAAATTTAGGATTAAAAAACAGGATTTAGAGGTACCTGAATATGgaattcttgaatcttgatggGTTTCTTAGAGGTATCTGAATGgaattcttgaatcttgatggGTTTCTTAGAGGTATCTGAATAATTTGCTTGGCCTTTGGTAACGTTTGTCTAAAGCCGAAATAAGACTAGTTTTTTAACTGCTAAAAGTTGTTGTAATATAACTAGCAGGTAAATTAGTAATCAAAGTATTACATAATTATGTTTTATTAGTAGTAACTCAGGTTAGAATGATTTTTTTAGATAATTAGGTGTATCttacgtgcctcgcacgtgtatcTCGCTCAAGGAATTCAGTAAACAAAATTATTtcgatattataaaagaaaacatgcttgaattaagaaataaattagtTTATTTATGTAATATGAAAAACACTTAAATATAAAACTAATATATTCATACAAATCATATAAAAGACATAGAGAGTATCACgttaattaacaataaatgtatatgaaaaataaattcatgtgtatagattatattattaagtaagcattaaaaaattagtgTAAATTATTAGCCTTATATACAAtaactttgaaattttaatttattgggTTTAGTATTAAACCAAATTAACTTGTATTAAAATATACTTTAGTTAATTTAAGCAAATTTTGATAGTCGTTTCTATAGAATCACTATTtaagtatatttattttgtaaaatagcAATTTTTAGACTAAATTTGTAGTTATTTTGGTTATTGaaaatttctctctctctctctctctctctctctctctctctctatatatatatatatatatatatatatatatatatatatatatatatatatatataattttatcacTTTCAATCCATTGCCAATTAAGACTCCCTTATGCGGCGATTTTGTGAAAGcccaatcaaaaaataaaagagaattacCTAAATTATGATTATTACTTATGGTAAATTCGTactaattttataagaaaaataaataattaaatactatttttatatatgaaaatagttaaaaaaaaaaaataatttcatcatgaGCTATTTGTGATAATgattagtgaaaaaataatttctaacattatttttaaaaaaaatgttaaaaataattaaggtctttcacacttttaatatattagtgATAGTGATTAGtgattaaataaaaatttgtgtatttgaattaattataattttatgataatttatttttgaatatattgtaatatctatatctatatctataatctatatctataatctataatatattaaaagtgtgaagatccttagaaatatgatttgaactttttgcccttcattaaaactctttacaatagacaaaatcatcttttcacttattttctccaattattatttaattatatttataatattaagttACGAATTTTAAATCTAAGaaattaaggagtcctaaaatatatgacaagAAAGTAATATATGGTAAGATTCCTAACATATATAAAAAGCATTCAATTTTATTGGACAATCACGTGTATAATCACATATAACTTTCCAATTATGGAAATTCCATGCACAGCCAGAGGTCCATTGAGAATGGAATTAATGTTTTCCATAAGTTTAACTATAGAATTAGATTTTTACCTAAGGTAAgttattcaaattattattttaatcaaaataaaaagatttataGTTAATTCTATATAAAGGGTAGTGGAAAGATTCCATAACACAAttttttgattcatgaaaaagtattttttttttgtttcccaaggtaTTCCCACAGCcagcagccgtgagactaatcctccgtttcTCGGTCAGCGCATTTTGCGGTAGGAAACTAGCCACAAAGTTTGCTTCATTCGCTAGAGGCGGGAATCGaacccccgacctcttgcttaagggaaaTAGCGCTGAACAACTATGCCAGCTCTGGTTGTTCATGAAAAAGTTCTTATTATGAGAAAAGTGCCCCcaagagttctaaaatatatagcaagaaaataatatatgtttagACTTCAAACATATATGAAAAGCATAAGGAGAATGGTATGTGACGTGCAATTTTATTTAGACTTTTTTAcattctttataataattttttgtgtattttgacaATATGTTTTAGTTCTATATTTTCATGTTGGGATTATATTCATTGTGTCTTCTAATGTTGTTAAACATATAAATTGCAGGCATGGacatgtcaatttttttttcatgccaAACTTTCAGATAATTGGATACATATGTTAACAAGAGTgatatgttgtttcttttttgatTGTTACAATTGTATTATTGTACgattaaatatttatcaaaattatattttacatatttatcaaaatttctcTCTCTTCACTAACGTTACAATAACATTTCACCAAACGTCTTTCTTCTTCGATCAAGCAGCCGGCGCCGGCGCCGGCAATAGGTAAGTCTACATTCTTTGCCTCTCTCTCGAGCTccttctctccctctctctctcccccAACTCTCTAGAGTGACTTTTCTCTCTCCCTCCTCTCTTCTTAGCCATCTGCCGCTGTTATAGCCAGGAAGACTAGGGTTTTCACCGGTGACAATCCCCAAAACACAGAACTAGTCACGCCCCGTTGAAGCTCCAGATCCAGCGATAGGCGACAGCCGGCGGTGCTCCGGCATAGCTTTTCGGCGATGCTATTTTCAGCAAACAACCCAGAGAGCAAAATTGATAATACCATCAGCACACAGGAGTACCCTGGTGACAGCTAAGCTTTGATATTTACATACTTTTACTAGTTATTATTTTACCATTTggtttgtattattttgttttcttgtgaGTATAGTTTGTATTGGTTTGGTGTAGCTTGTTGGTAGATATCTGTGTGTTGTTGTAGCTACTAGGCCGAATCAGGTATTTTTGTGACTGAATACTATTTCTTTActactttcttccttttttttttctactttcctATTGGTGCTTTGTTTTTGGTGTCTTCTTTTCTATCGGCTTGGGGCTTTGTTTGGGCTTGGTTTTGGCCTTAAGTGGTGGCTGTAGGGGTTGatggtggaatagggtcatgtctgagggggttggggttggggttaGGGTTGGGGTCGGCTTTGTGTGGGGGTGAAGAGAGGCGGTCAGGGGTAGGTATGGGGACTAGGTCGAGTGTTTGGGCTGGGGCGGTGAGTGGTGGTAGAGATAGGTGAGAGGTGAGAGTAGATATAttgagggtagggtcttggaataagggacccttcagggtaagtccatagagctggtgaagattcttaagaggatgaagattaatattgcgtgtgttcaggagactaaATGGGTAGGGTCTAaagctagggatgtggatgggtataagttgtggtactaAGGGTGTGACATGCGTCGGAATAGTGTGGGGATCTTAGTGGATGAGGATCTTAGAGCGCAGGTGGTGGAGGTAAAGAGGTTCTGTGATAGGTTGATGACGATAAAGTTGATCATTGGGGGATTTATGCTacatgtgtgtagtgtttatgctcTGCAGGTGGGCTTGGGAAAGAAGATGAAAGCGAGGTTTtaggaggctttggatgaggtggtgagaggcgtgcctagttcggagaggATTGTCATAGcgggggacttcaatgggcacattggggttATGCCAGGAGGTTATGATAACGTACATGGAGTTTTTGGTTTTGGTGATAGAAATGAGGAGGGGGCAACTTTGTTGGATTTTAAGAGGGCTTTTAGGTTAGTGgtggtgaattcgagctttccgaagaaggagggTCATCTGATTACCTTTTAAAGtgcgatagccaagactcagattgactttatGCTGCTAAGGAGGGGGATAGGGTtttatgtaaggactgtaaagtcattccgAGTGAGCATCTTTCGACTCAGCACAGGATCTTGGTGATGGATTTATTTATAAAGAGGAGTAAGAAGAGAAGGGTTGAGGAGGGTCGGCCTAGAATTAGGTGGGGTGGCTTGATGCCAGATTAGatgaaaatagaagagaaagtcGTGGTTTTGGGGGTGTGGGATTGTAGGGGAGACATGGATGCCATGTG
Coding sequences within:
- the LOC124885233 gene encoding 26S proteasome regulatory subunit 8-like encodes the protein MKSYVHWRHHGEQSQKRDNNKAIYSKDENKVHDKDDGIRSMLEEVAEGSFANYSEETGNNVCSNMSEKEATTFDKLLKEVERELYPGCKKFLKLSFLVKFLHLQVYIQWSNKLFDMLLELLKEALPTDKTLSKSYYDAKNMLQVDTSSQLNRNDVESTIIDANVIELEAQTEYEVEDYYNGEDSDQEDKTMVEYISDNEENKGIKKSDTRLAALSQWDLVFDKQIMQEEQPLQAIEIPILHPKKYIKLGINPPKGVLCYGPPGTGKTLLARAVANRTDGPSFAFLMTRSKSACIVFSDELDAMEMYDLMMESGETIKFNRSCLKL